Proteins co-encoded in one Spirosoma endbachense genomic window:
- the dxs gene encoding 1-deoxy-D-xylulose-5-phosphate synthase gives MLITPGSLLATINTPDDLRKLDKSRLPQLADELRQFIIDDVSVYGGHFGASLGVVELTVALHYVFNTPDDQLVWDVGHQAYGHKILTGRRDRFHTNRFYKGLSGFPKRKESQYDSFGVGHSSTSISAALGMAVASQLQGKPQRNHIAVIGDGAMTAGEAFEGMNHAGATDSNLLIVLNDNCMSIDPNVGALREYLTDITTSQTYNKVKDEVWNLLGKMSKFGKSAQEIVSKVESGIKSSLLDQSNLFESLNLRYFGPIDGHDIDHLVSVLDDLKNIPGPKLLHVLTVKGKGYAPAEKDQTKWHAPGLFDKVTGVIQKKIYDTPQPPKYQDVFGNTLVELAEQNPRIVGVTPAMPSGSSMNIMMKAMPKRAFDVGIAEQHAVTFSAGMATQGEVVFCNIYSTFMQRAYDQVIHDVCIQELPVVFCLDRAGFAGADGPTHHGAYDLAFMRCIPNMIVASPMNEQELRNMMYTAQSDEIQQGKRAFTIRYPRGEGVMSNWRTPLEKQVVGKGRMVSDGEDVAILTIGHIGNYAVEAATMLAKEGIRPAHFDMRYVKPLDEELLHQIFGRFDRVLTVEDGCIMGGFGSAVLEFMANHGYMARVKRLGIPDAVIEHGEQRELHHECGFDPQGIADAVRELLFTGRSVTV, from the coding sequence GAACTCCGCCAATTTATTATCGATGATGTTTCGGTATATGGCGGCCACTTTGGCGCCAGCCTCGGTGTTGTGGAACTGACAGTAGCGTTACACTACGTCTTTAACACCCCCGACGACCAATTGGTCTGGGATGTAGGGCATCAGGCCTACGGTCATAAAATTCTTACCGGTCGGCGCGACCGTTTTCATACCAATCGATTCTATAAAGGTCTTTCAGGCTTTCCGAAGCGAAAAGAAAGCCAATATGATTCATTTGGTGTAGGTCATTCGTCTACCTCGATTTCGGCCGCTTTGGGTATGGCTGTTGCGTCGCAGCTTCAGGGAAAACCACAGCGTAACCACATTGCCGTTATCGGCGATGGCGCTATGACCGCTGGCGAAGCATTCGAAGGCATGAACCATGCCGGAGCAACAGACAGTAACCTGCTCATCGTGCTGAACGATAACTGCATGAGCATCGACCCCAACGTTGGGGCTCTGCGGGAGTACCTGACCGATATTACGACGTCGCAGACCTACAACAAGGTGAAAGACGAAGTCTGGAACCTGCTCGGTAAAATGAGCAAGTTTGGCAAGAGCGCGCAGGAAATCGTATCTAAAGTCGAGTCTGGTATTAAATCGTCGCTGCTGGATCAGAGCAATCTGTTCGAATCGCTGAACCTACGCTATTTTGGTCCAATCGACGGCCATGATATCGATCATCTGGTGAGCGTACTGGACGACCTCAAAAATATTCCTGGCCCTAAATTACTGCACGTTCTTACGGTGAAAGGTAAGGGCTACGCACCGGCTGAGAAAGACCAGACCAAATGGCACGCACCGGGCCTGTTCGATAAAGTGACTGGGGTCATTCAGAAAAAAATCTATGATACGCCCCAACCGCCAAAATATCAGGACGTTTTCGGGAATACGCTAGTTGAACTGGCCGAGCAAAACCCGCGTATTGTGGGCGTAACACCCGCCATGCCTTCTGGTTCATCGATGAACATTATGATGAAGGCCATGCCTAAGCGAGCCTTCGACGTCGGGATTGCCGAGCAGCATGCCGTTACGTTCTCGGCCGGAATGGCTACGCAGGGTGAAGTGGTGTTCTGCAACATCTACTCGACGTTCATGCAGCGGGCTTATGATCAGGTCATCCATGATGTGTGTATTCAGGAACTGCCCGTAGTTTTCTGCCTCGACCGGGCCGGTTTTGCGGGAGCCGATGGGCCAACACACCACGGAGCCTATGACCTGGCTTTTATGCGCTGCATACCTAATATGATTGTTGCGTCGCCGATGAATGAGCAGGAGCTTCGCAATATGATGTACACCGCACAGTCCGACGAAATACAGCAAGGCAAGCGGGCCTTCACAATCCGGTATCCACGGGGTGAAGGTGTTATGTCGAACTGGCGCACACCGCTTGAAAAACAAGTGGTCGGTAAAGGCAGAATGGTTTCCGATGGTGAAGATGTTGCTATTCTAACAATTGGCCACATCGGCAATTATGCCGTTGAAGCCGCCACAATGCTGGCTAAAGAAGGAATTCGGCCTGCTCATTTTGATATGCGCTACGTGAAACCGCTCGATGAAGAGCTTCTTCATCAGATTTTCGGCCGTTTCGATCGGGTACTTACCGTTGAAGATGGCTGTATTATGGGAGGGTTTGGTAGCGCTGTCCTCGAATTTATGGCTAATCATGGCTATATGGCCCGTGTTAAGCGATTAGGTATTCCTGACGCAGTAATTGAGCATGGCGAACAGAGAGAGCTTCACCATGAATGTGGGTTCGATCCACAGGGTATTGCTGATGCCGTCCGCGAATTGCTCTTCACTGGGCGTTCAGTAACGGTTTAA